Genomic DNA from Cololabis saira isolate AMF1-May2022 chromosome 20, fColSai1.1, whole genome shotgun sequence:
ATCTGTGTATCATGTGAAGGTATCACACAGGCTTACGCAGGTTAACTCTTTATCGCTTGAAGTAGTTTGCTTATCTCAAGAACACAGCGACGAAGGGGACACGACCAAGAGTGTTTGCTTTAGTACAAGGCCAAACCCACGATGTTTGGGAGACAAAGACAAAGAGAGCCGAGTGATTGGGAACCAACAAGGCTCCAACGAAGGGAGGGTTAAGTCTACACTACGGTTCCTCTCCACCAGTTGAGCCAATTATATCGTAATCATATATCTAAATATTAGCATTTTTGTCAGTAGAAAACTATGATGCACTTTCTTGATCTGGTCTTTCTGGGAGGTTGTTCTGCCGAACAGAAAAGGTTTGTGTGTAAGTTTGCTTTGAATCTCCAATAAGAAAAACTTTaattgagagaagttgtttgtttttatttctaaccAAGTGTCTTCTTTCTCATATTAATGAGCATGCAGGATTAAACCACCTAACACTGCCAGCACAATCTGTTCTTGGGGATGAAATGTATCTTGATTACTCCCGTTTAAAAGCAGGACGTCAAGGAAAGGACTCGCTGGAAGACCCAGGTTTCAGGAAAATGTTCTAACAGTTGAAATGCAGTTCAGTTTCATTTACCTGCCTGCACATTCATGCCTctttaaaataatatatttccctctccatctaataataatattaaaaataataatactataaatcTATTTAAGGCGCCTTTCAGGGGACTCAAGGTCATCTTTACAGTGCACACAACACCGATTTGATGTAGTATTGTGTATCTGTGAAATCCTGCAGCAGACTAACTGCGCTTGCCGCTGTATTTCATATCTATAACCTCCAAAGTTATGTTTAACTGATTGAGAACCACAATAAACCAACAAAATAAAAGGCAAAAACCAACAATGATTAAAAATGTTCTATTTACTCTTTTGTACATTAACACGATAAAAACCTCTTCACTGAGTGAAAGAACAGTAGAGcagcagtttgtttttttccaggctaCGGTGGGTTGTCAAAGATGTACAATCATCCAAAGTGTTGCCTCTTGACTTTGGTTAAGACACAGTTTGAAGCAGCATCTTCATTAAACTCAAACTTAACCAACAGCTCACTAATACATTAAAAGGTCATGATGCAGCATCTGCCAGGAAGGACCACAGCTCACATCACAAGGCATCTTTGATGAGCAGAGAGAGTCTCCTGAAAGCCTGCGGGCAGAATTGAGGCCGATTAGAGTCAGCTGTgggatgtgtgtttgtgtttgtgtgtttgtgtgtgtaaaccTCATCGATCTGCTCTGGTGTGGAGAGAGAGAAGGCCGCTCTGACGTAGGGACAGGGCTCACTGCTGTTGATCATGAAGACACCTCCAGGGACCAGGAGGACCTttaatgcacacaaacacatggaTGCACAACAAGCAGCGGTCTTCAAGACTCTTACTGCTTTGAAATAGTCCTCCATTGTGCACGTAACAGTTTATTTTGGGCTGAATGAGGGCTTTAAATACTCTTAATTCATCAGGGAGAAGTCTACCATGCAGAGACCTCGGAAAAGCCTGGCGGCTCCCACACTCGGAGCTCTACTCATGGCCAATCACCAAATGCTTCAGGAGTGGtttacagtgtgtgtgtttatgtgtgtgtgtaggagggAAATCTCACAGTGCACTCAATGACTGCTTTACATACGCCATCCTACGCTCTACTGGAACACAAATCTTGCCTCAGCTCAGAGGCAAAGCATCTCACAACAGTCTCAAACACGCAAATGCCTTGACTGTGTGGAAGTGGGTGGAGTTAAATCTCATGAGTTGTGCATTTTTGTGTGCGCTGACCTCTTTCTCCAACGCCTTCTCCATAATGAGCTGCTGGGTATCGGCTACGCCCTTTAGCTTCATCCACAGGAACATGCCTGCAGATGGGGTGTGCCACTCTGCCACATctacactcaaacacacacacacacacacacacacacccacccactTTATGAACAAATAACTTGCAGTGTGTATTCTGATTCACAAGATGAtttactttttctcttttttgtaccATTGCATTTTTAAATAACTCATGCAGTCTATTAAGTAGATTGCCTCCTCACATGTGCAGTGGCTGCAGCTGGAAGTGGTGTGGGCCATCAATGCACAAAAGCGAACAACTCAGTATTCAGTAAGTAGTGTGCTGCAACAACAGTTCATTGTTTTATTTGAGCATTTTCAATTCtgagaatgacaatgaaactaCTGTCCACTGACTACTAACGCCCTCAATGTGGAAATATACTGTACACAAGtatgcatttttttatgtttggcaGATGTGAAGCTGAACGAAGTGGGGTGTTACTGACTCTTTTTGAAATTTGAGACAGTAAAGCAGTTTTGCAGAGGATAAAAAAATGCACAAGTGTACTTGTTTCCTCTTTGAAATTCAGTTGGGCATTGAACCTCTTAAGCAGTTAGTGTGCATGCCTAAAACAAGTCTGAAACTGCTGATGGACCACAATCATATACCGGTACCTTGAATCGTTGTAATATTGTAGAAATAAAGATGGGCCATTAATCTGGCTTCATCTGTACTTGCAATGTACAAATTGCTGTGGAGCCGTGGAAATGTGTGGGGTGAAACAGTTCGGATGAGCCAGCCTCGCATGTTGCTGAACTCAGTTAAACTTTAACAGTAAGTGGTGATGCTTCAGGATAAACAAACCACGTAAACGGTTGATCAGCTCTCTGTGACGGCACCTGGCTATTAGCTCTTTTCGTAAGTCATCGTAAATTTGTGCCTTCTAATTTGAGTCAGACATCTGCGTGGGATTTACAAATGTTCATCCAccccggaggagctgcagagttgACATTTCAAATGTCATTACGGTGCCCGAATCTGAAAGAAACGGCATTTAGCTGCGTCAAGCCCACTTTTGATTAGCACAAGCTGCCTGCTTTCAACTAAGCTTCAGACCCTTCCAGGCCAATACACGCCCAGTGACTGGCATCGTTTCATAAAATCAGAATCACTAGAAATGTATTATCTTCACAGCATGAATGAATATATTCGGTTAGGTCTTTAGTCACATCTCAGATGTTAACTACTGAAATGAGAGCTGCAAAGTTGGGTTAAaggagattgactcacttttttaGCCACTTTTTTAGGTCAGTCAATGAACTGCAATTTCTAATATTTCCAGGTTGGCTTTACTCTGGAAATAGGAACGTCGGTGCTTGCTCATTATCTATTTTGCACTTTTTGTTTGGTAACACATACATGCAAACACCTGCAGGCCACAGTCTGTCCTATCAGATCAAGAAGTTTTCTTTCAGTTCTCTGCACGCGACACAGCAGGCAACGAGTTTCACTTCATGTGTTTACATCAGTGgtgtattttccttttttttttttttttataaatgatactCGCGAGGGCTGCAGCCTCTGCCATCTTTCATTGTTGATAAAAAATTATGTGCGCATTGATTATAactataagaaagaaaaacaaaagaatcaaTAGTTGGTAAATTAATGTCATTGATATGAAGATCTTTTTTCTAAATATATGCATCTGCTCCCTCTCTGGTAACTCGTCCATCAATAACATGAGTCTGGGAGAACAAACCTGAACACATGTGCGTCACCTAAATCTGTTGCCATGCGCATAAACGTCACACCGAGGTGCCAATATGATGATTTGAAAATTGCCGAAACAGCAACTTGTGAGTGTTTTTCTATTTCTGCAGGAGTCCACCGACCTCTGAGCCACTTGTCTGCAGAGCTGATCATAGCATCACGCTGTTTCCTGTAAAACTCGATCACGCTGCAGATGCAGAGAAAACCATTTCAGCTACTGGTGCAGGAGTTGCTGTCATAGTAAATATAGGCATCATTATTTGATCAAACTCTGTCCCAGACCAGTTAAACCAGTCATGCAGGAAGTCCTGTACCTGTCTATGTGCTGGAGGAAGCCCTCTTGTCCCCAGCTGTGCAACAACTGAGACACCATGAGCTGAAGAGGAAGCACACAACTCTGATTATACACTGCGAGTCACTCCTCACTACTAATTATTTCACTGTAAATTATTAGCAGAAATCTATCTTCAGATTAATACTTCAACAACACTGGTTTAGTTTTCACCAGTACTGCTCAACACAGACTAACACTACATAATTCTGCTTGTCCTAACTTGTGCTTGTTTCTGTGTTGAGTCCTTTTAACAGGTGTGTGTGCGTCTTAAACGTTTCATGCACTGGCCAAGATGTTTATCGGAGGAGGGTGTCGGCAGTTCTTTTATAGATCCCACTTATTCAtcctctgcagctgctgctaATCCAGAGCCATCGCAGCATGACTGCAGGCTACTCATCTTTGCTCGGCATTAGTCTGTGCAAATCTGCCACACgtgagaaaaaatgaaaacacaagcTGCCAGCATGTGCAGGATTGGGATGAGTCTGCCGTCAAATATGCTTCACTGCAGGCGATTTCTGCACAGGAGCAGTGGACCTGCACAGCTCTGTGCTGTTTGCTGCATGGAGGTTCGTGAGGTGCTGTACTTTCCCTGTAAAcatcattttctaataattgtatattttattttagtacATAAAGGATCAAATTCAACCCACCAAACAGAATGTCATGAAAACTAAAAAGTTCCCCAGTGATGCAAAAACTGACATCCAAAGTGAAGGTTTCACTCACTTGGGTGAAGGTGCTGGTGTGCATCGTTGAAGCCTGGATGTGCAGCACAAGCCTGTCTACCAGCGGTTTGGGACCAGTCACGAAACCTATCCTGAGCCTTAAACACACAGAGATGAAAGAGTCAAGCAAACCGGAGCAACTGAGCATGAAACTAGAAGTTAAACATTGCTTTCACTATCAAACTGGAAGATCTTCCCCTGCAACACTTAAACATAGATCTCTTTATGTTTAAGTGCTGTACAGACAGtgtatttcacatttttttcatcGTTTTACACAACTCTTATGACCGGTACAGTATCAATGCTGTCTTCCAATACTCTGatttgggtctgtgatgtcacagtgggATGCAAATTTGAACAGCTCGCTGCATGTCATGTCAgagattttcatttcatttgatttttgcTCTCATGCAAAGAAATGTTCAATGTTTTCATAACATTTCAAATGAAGCTTTTGCTTTCTGGcatacaaagaaaaaagaaatcaatcgACATGCAGAAATATAGTGCAGTATTGTGTTCTGATATGGACTTGTTGGGCCACgtctattcaattttaaataatTACCACCACAAGCATAAACACTGAGTTACTCACCCTGATGACAGGATCTTAGAGAAGGAGTCTGTCCTGACGATCCTCCCATCAACATCCATAGAGAGAAATGTTGGAGCCCACGGCTGccacataaaaacacaacatAAACCTTTCTGAAGTGCTGCATATTATCTATCCAAGCCaagattgaaaaaaataaataaaggaaagaTTTTCAGTCAAACAGAGAACCTTTTCAAACTGCAGGAAGTAGTAGGGGTCGTCCTCGATGATGAGCATGTCGTACTGCCGGGCCAACTGTTCAACAGCCAAGTGTTTGTAATGGAAAGAGTGAATGTGCAGGGTTTAATTAGACGCACCAACGGTCCACTGGCTGCTTTCTAAAAATATGTAGACTCAAAGAGAGTCATAGAATCTCCAGAGTGTACTTGAAGGTATCGCTGAGTGTGAatacacgcagacacacacatctcTGTGTCACTGCCTGGTCGCTACGTGAAGTACACAAACCTCGTACACATCTTTCTTCCTCTCAGCCGTCATGGAGGCACCAGTGGGGTTTCCTCCATTGGGGATGGTGTAGAGGATCTTGGGAGCGGTGCTGCCGGGCCTTTGGACCTCCGACGGATCCCAGCGAGACAGAACCTCCTTCAGGCCAGCGGGGATCATGCCGTGCTGATCGCTGGGGACGTTTATTAACTTGCAACCAAGAGGCTGGAGCTGCAGAGGCACAGAGTCTGGTGGTCAGCGCAGCTGGAATCAATGCATTTGTGATGtagaaaggaaaggaaacaaaTAAATGCGCTCACTGCTGCAAGCGTGCCCGAATACGTGGGTGCATCCAGTAGAACATTGTCTCCAGGGTTAACCAGCATCTCAAACAGCTAAAAGCAAAAGAATACGTGATAATTACTTAACTGTTGGGCTTCGGTGCCTCAATAATCAGTACAATTACTTCATTAAGTGTAGTTCctatttgaaattaaaataacgTCATTACTTTTAGGTACTATAGCAGTCTCAGAGGCAAATTTGTGAAAAACGAGAAAGAAAACAACACATAACAAAACTCACAAATTGCTGCAACGTAAAAATACTCAATAACACCAAGGCTGTAGAAGGTGGTGTTCTGACCTTGCAGAGCCCCTCCTGGCTCCCCGTCGTCACACACATGTCCATCTGGCCTTTTTCAGGGCTGTAGCTGGCACTGGGAGGCTTGTGCAGGTCCTTCTGCAAGTTCTTCATCCATGTCAGCAGCTCAGGGATTCTGCATGCAGGTGGAAGTCCGAGACAAGGAAGACATAGCAGTTGTGAAAAAACAGAATCAGTCCAGGTGGAAAAGTGTTTGCTCGAAGTGCCAATCTCATCTGACCCATTAGAGGCAGAGTACTGCAGGGCCCTCTTCATCAGTATCTCGTCAAAGTTGATCGTTTGGCCATTCTTTAATTGGATTGCTGCCGACTGGAAGGGGAAAGTGTTGGGGTTGGGAGCTCCGCCAGCCAGGGAGATGAGAGATGGAGGCGAGCGCTGCTGTAACTCAGCTTTTAGGAGAGAGACAGCATCAACAGTATCAGCTCACATTATACGATCCCCCCTAGTCTAACTagagatgggttaaaagcagagaatAATTTCCCCTTGTGGGATGAATAAaggtcaataaaaataaaaaaaaatcaatacttCATGTAGTTGTAAGCTATTAAAACCTGTTTACTATCGTGTGAAAAAGACGGAGCGTACACTGAAGTTCTTTGTGTTAATAATTTGGCCCTCGCCAGGTTTTAAAAGTAGGTAAATataacctcagatgaacaaataAATACTATGAAGTGCTATCATTTATTCTTAGAAAAACAAATCCAAATTGTAGACACACAGTGTTTACAAACCATGCAGGACTTCCAACTTATGCATATAAGCAGCAGGTAGGCTGCTGCAAAACAAATTCACTGGGTTAATTGCTCATCAGTATGAGTGATCACCTCTATAAATGCTAAGTACAGCCAGTTTCTGGTCTGGAGCAGAAAGATGTGTGTTATGATTTATGACAGTATTATTAAATGACTACAAAAGTAGGACTTGCAAGGACAAAGCCTCTTCTTTCTACAATGAAGATGGTAGCATAACTGCTGGATAACTTATGCTTGCAGAGCTgcaatcaaaaaaataaatctgaaaaCATATCCGTAGGACACCAGTAACTCTACagctaaaaacaaaataacataactgaaaaccaatgcatttggaCTGTAATACACATAATGTTTCTGTTGTCATCTTTGATCAGAATGTTATACTTAAACTTCCAGGTCAAGTTGGTCAGTTATCTCCAGTTGTCTTAATTCAGACGTTTTCTTAAAGAATAACTGAATCGTGACCTTTGTGGTTTAATAATTACCACATTCCCACCCTTGCAGCAGAGAGACATGCAGAAAATGGGGCTCAACAACCTTCCAGCtagaataaaatgtttttgtgcAACTTTTCAAGATAAATCATTCTGTACAAACAAGGGTGCATATCAATATTCACAATCAGTGTGTGTGAATACTCGTGTGATGTGGTTCAGCTTGTTGGGGAAGAGTACTCACTCAGCATCCTGATTGGGGATGGCTTTCTCGCCGCACTGACTGCTGTCAGAAACCGAGCATAATTCATGATTCctggaagaaaaacattaatcttAGCTTCCTTTACGGCAAATACCTAAGGTTTATCCATTTATTCATTGCTATCTGTTGTTAAACGTCCACCATGAGGAATATGCTTTGTTTTCAGTGACATTGTATGTTGCATTTGTTTAATGTGACTTTTTACAGTGCTTTAAGGCAATTACACATACCGTATGTATGCTTGCACACAAACAAGTATGTTTAAAACTCCATCATATATAGTTGGATAATGACTACTGGGTCATAACATGGATATAAGCGGGAACGAACAAACTGCATTAATTTGGTGAACAAAGACTACAGAAATTATACCGTACGCATAAAATTTAGTGACACGACCACGTCCACTTGTGTGTGTTACTGACCTTGCGCATGTGGGGTCCTCGAACCGGGGTATTATGGGTAATGTATTTCTGGTCGTGAGTTGGCCGGCGGCGATTAACGGAGGAGTCCGTGGTAGTAAACTACATTACCCAGACTCAAGCAGAACATAACAACGCCACATACCAGCATTTAACACCGGGCGCtatccatggatctattatagaTATCCTATCCTTCGGTGGTCGAGTTCAAATGGCTGTTTAAAGCTTAATAATAAGAGACGCTGTTAGTCATGCGCGGTAGCcactgaccaccagggggcagcagcGTTCCGCCGCTATCGCTGCGGGCTGTAAATTATAACCGGAAAACGACGAAGAAGTAAACTTCCGTGTTGTTAGCCGAGCATGTTGTGTTTAAATTCAACGACCGAGTTGTTGTTTATCTAAAAATACTTTAGTTTTGAAGCTTCCGTTAATACTTTGGATCTCTGACGAAAATGTAATTTCTGTACCTTCAGTGAATCATCTATTTTCaggtttaatttttgttttgtagcAATTTGGAAACATTTCAAAACATAACACACTCCTGATCAAAACCTCAAGACCAGTTAAGAAATTGCAAGAATTTGATGCCATTGTCAGTTAAATGGTTGTTTTTACAACACATTGCATGCTCAAAACGCGTGGTCTCTTGCTCCCATTTCTTGTTTTTGCAGTTTGAATCTCTACTTGGAATTAATCTGTCCAAAATGCAAATTCTTGCAATTTCTTAGATGGTTTTTAAGATTTTGATTAATATTCTTGTGCTTTCTTTTGAATTTTCTATCAGTTTGAACCCTGACTTGATGTTTGTCTCTTGGCAGGGCCAGTTTCAGAGCCATTACGTTGGTTTTATAGTGGACTCAGAGGTTTGTGTTGACATGTAGAGTTGCATATTGGCTGTTAAGTCGTTTCAAtggggaaaagaaaagacatgATTCATCCCAGGTTTTTTTCCGGTGAGTAAACATGGTTCTTTTTCTCTTGTTCCTAATCTTAATGGgtttgtgaagcactttgactTGCCTTTGTGTATAAGTTGTGCTATTAAAGTGAACTTGCCCTGTTTTATCATAAGATTGGAGCCGCTGAAGTTGTTATTCTGTGTTACAGTTGCTTGCAGCCGGTAAAATGACATCTGCCTTCTGTTGATTTGAGCTCATTTCAGATAGAAGATGAGGAAGAAAACTCATCGTTTATCTAGTGAATCAGAATTTCCTTTTAGAAATCGTGGATTTTGATCATGGACCTAGTTGTAAAACCAGTGTATGTGATGGTTTGAGGACATATCGATGTACTTGGCAATGATGCTGATTGATCAGGTATATTCTGGACCGGCAGGGGTggacaatcctggtcctcgagggccggtgtccctgtttaattgcaccatgatacaaggagctgtgtcatcaacggaactatccagactttgatgacaaactggtggtgacgatgattaattagaatcaggtgtgttaaagcagtgaaacatctaaaacatgcaggacaccggcccttctgggattcagtttgacacctgtgttttagatgtttccctgcttcattgcatcatgatacaagtgactgtcattaacagaattgtacagagcttgatgacaagctgatgacgatgattacggtaattagaatcagctgtgttaaagcagggaaacatgcaggacaccggccctcgaggaccaggattgcccacccaCTCTGGAGTAACTGGACATCTAGATGTCTTCTTTTTCAGGGAAGCCTGTACTTATTTTAGTAAATCTAAAATCAGCAAATGTTATGGTAGTGTGGCTCTGCAGTACAACACTCCAAGTATTAATGTCTCGTACCTGCAGTCCAGACTTTCATAGAGGCTGTAACAGACATGTAGTTTTGGTTCGATGAAAGTATCACTGAAGGTCTCAAACGCATGAACCCTATTATTTTGGGGTGGTGAAAAATATGAATGTCTCTTGATTTGCTATGATTTCACACAGATGTGCAGTGTTTGGAGAATATGATATCTTGGTTAGgaatactttttttatttgtcttaaAGATCTATGGGGTTGTTAACTGCTGTATGTAGgtggagaaaacaaaaatgtcatgaaTAAGTGCAGTTGGAGTGGACATATTTTGTTATTgcttaatttaaatgtttttgttctaCTGTGATGCATCTCTGTTTGTTCTTTGATCGAACAGCAAGCACGGCTTAGTAAATAATACAAtctttgttttgtattcatctGTGCTTCCATCTCATCGTCTGCAGGTGAAGGCAGCTCCAGCCTGCACAGCATTCACAAACggaaacataaaaaacacaagaagCACAAGAAGAAACACCACGGCTTTGCCGAGGCCCCGGAGCCCGAGCCCGTCCCAGTCCCTCGGCCCCCACCACAGCTGCGGCTCAAGATCAAACTGGGAGGGCAGACACTGGGCACCAAGAGGTGAGCTGTGTGGGAAATATTCCACTATCAGTTTTCATGGATCAAAAAACAACGCTCATGTTATGAGAGTCTTATGTGTTCCAGTGTTCCCACCTTCACCGTCCATCCCGGTGTGGCCCGTCCTCCCTCACCATTGATGATCATTGATAAAGATGTAGataatgatgacgatgacgatgaggatgatgatgacgacgacGATGAGCCCTCTGTTCCTCTGGAGCAGTATCGAGCGTGGCTGGGTTGGTACCATTACAATTACAGCTGGTAGAGGGACTAGTGTTCTTATTCTCAGAGAaagtttttaatacatttatcaaTCACTAAAACGTTTTCAGCCTTTTAAACAAAttgaaatatatagaaaataaaatTGTGACCTTTAATGACCTGCcaataatatatgtaattaatttaggaaaaaaaagtgggaGCAACAACATTGCATTTACAAATGTataacacaaattaaaatagttACAAGTAGTCAACTAATTTGTTGAAAATCTAACAAATTTACTATTCTGGTTATCATTAAGTGCTGCCTCATCCGATCCCGGTTCAGATTAACTGTTTAGTTGCACATTATGGATTCAAAGCAAAGTTTTAAAAGCTTTAAATTAATCTCAAAATGCCAGTTTCAgataataaaatacataaatacaattAGAGGACCTTTTAAACCGAGTCAGCATCTGGAAAATGCTAAATAAATTTCATTTCCCGCTGTAAGGTAAGAATattgccttttttgtgtgtattgtcAGATGAAGACAGCAACCTAGCGACATCCCCTCTGCCAGACATGGACTCAGACTCCATGCTGGGTGTACCTGTGGACGAAGAGGAGAGGTGGCTGGACGCTCTGGAGAAGGGCGAGCTTGACGACAACGGAGAACTCAAGAAGGAGGTCGACGAGTCCCTGCTCACTGCTAGACAGGTGAGGACGAGACACTACAGGCTGCAAAGATGGACATTCCTTTACTCCTTAGTGCTTTAAAGGGAATAAATGAATCAAAGAAAGTCAAATGAATGCAAGATTTTGAAACATTCATATATTAAGTATTTCCTACATGATTTCTCATTTACAAGAAAGTTAGTTCTTTTATATATTGAGAACATGTCAAAGAAGGCTTGAAACTTGAATAGTCCTGAGGTCAAAAGTTGCTTTACGTCGCCTTAAAcacatgtttcttcttcttcagaaAGCCCTGCTACACAAGCAGCAGAGTCAGCCTCTGCTGGAGCTGCCTATGGGCTACAAGGAGAAAGAGATGACCGCAGAGATGATGCAGAAGCGGGAGGAGCGAGCCCGGAAGAGGCGACTGCAGGCGGCCAAGAAGGCTGAAGAGAACAAGAACCAGACAATAGAGAGACTAACAAAGACCAGCAAGGCCAAAATCAAAAGCCTGAAAGAGAGGAAGACCAAGCTGAACCAGTGCCCCATGGTCCGCTACAGCGATTCAGCTCTGGGAATCGCCATCTCATTCCCCTCAGGGGTCCCGGCTCCAGCCCCCgcacctcctcttcctccccctccACCCTCTCTGA
This window encodes:
- the aadat gene encoding kynurenine/alpha-aminoadipate aminotransferase, mitochondrial isoform X3, whose protein sequence is MRIMNYARFLTAVSAARKPSPIRMLTELQQRSPPSLISLAGGAPNPNTFPFQSAAIQLKNGQTINFDEILMKRALQYSASNGIPELLTWMKNLQKDLHKPPSASYSPEKGQMDMCVTTGSQEGLCKLFEMLVNPGDNVLLDAPTYSGTLAALQPLGCKLINVPSDQHGMIPAGLKEVLSRWDPSEVQRPGSTAPKILYTIPNGGNPTGASMTAERKKDVYELARQYDMLIIEDDPYYFLQFEKPWAPTFLSMDVDGRIVRTDSFSKILSSGLRIGFVTGPKPLVDRLVLHIQASTMHTSTFTQLMVSQLLHSWGQEGFLQHIDSVIEFYRKQRDAMISSADKWLRDVAEWHTPSAGMFLWMKLKGVADTQQLIMEKALEKEVLLVPGGVFMINSSEPCPYVRAAFSLSTPEQIDEAFRRLSLLIKDAL
- the aadat gene encoding kynurenine/alpha-aminoadipate aminotransferase, mitochondrial isoform X2, with product MNYARFLTAVSAARKPSPIRMLTELQQRSPPSLISLAGGAPNPNTFPFQSAAIQLKNGQTINFDEILMKRALQYSASNGIPELLTWMKNLQKDLHKPPSASYSPEKGQMDMCVTTGSQEGLCKLFEMLVNPGDNVLLDAPTYSGTLAALQPLGCKLINVPSDQHGMIPAGLKEVLSRWDPSEVQRPGSTAPKILYTIPNGGNPTGASMTAERKKDVYELARQYDMLIIEDDPYYFLQFEKPWAPTFLSMDVDGRIVRTDSFSKILSSGLRIGFVTGPKPLVDRLVLHIQASTMHTSTFTQLMVSQLLHSWGQEGFLQHIDSVIEFYRKQRDAMISSADKWLRDVAEWHTPSAGMFLWMKLKGVADTQQLIMEKALEKEVLLVPGGVFMINSSEPCPYVRAAFSLSTPEQIDEVYTHKHTNTNTHPTADSNRPQFCPQAFRRLSLLIKDAL
- the aadat gene encoding kynurenine/alpha-aminoadipate aminotransferase, mitochondrial isoform X1 codes for the protein MRIMNYARFLTAVSAARKPSPIRMLTELQQRSPPSLISLAGGAPNPNTFPFQSAAIQLKNGQTINFDEILMKRALQYSASNGIPELLTWMKNLQKDLHKPPSASYSPEKGQMDMCVTTGSQEGLCKLFEMLVNPGDNVLLDAPTYSGTLAALQPLGCKLINVPSDQHGMIPAGLKEVLSRWDPSEVQRPGSTAPKILYTIPNGGNPTGASMTAERKKDVYELARQYDMLIIEDDPYYFLQFEKPWAPTFLSMDVDGRIVRTDSFSKILSSGLRIGFVTGPKPLVDRLVLHIQASTMHTSTFTQLMVSQLLHSWGQEGFLQHIDSVIEFYRKQRDAMISSADKWLRDVAEWHTPSAGMFLWMKLKGVADTQQLIMEKALEKEVLLVPGGVFMINSSEPCPYVRAAFSLSTPEQIDEVYTHKHTNTNTHPTADSNRPQFCPQAFRRLSLLIKDAL
- the ino80b gene encoding INO80 complex subunit B, translating into MGKRKDMIHPRFFSGEGSSSLHSIHKRKHKKHKKHKKKHHGFAEAPEPEPVPVPRPPPQLRLKIKLGGQTLGTKSVPTFTVHPGVARPPSPLMIIDKDVDNDDDDDEDDDDDDDEPSVPLEQYRAWLDEDSNLATSPLPDMDSDSMLGVPVDEEERWLDALEKGELDDNGELKKEVDESLLTARQKALLHKQQSQPLLELPMGYKEKEMTAEMMQKREERARKRRLQAAKKAEENKNQTIERLTKTSKAKIKSLKERKTKLNQCPMVRYSDSALGIAISFPSGVPAPAPAPPLPPPPPSLNCGVSGCTNLKKYSCSKTGVPLCSLECYKINLLLVQSTA